A genomic region of Xanthomonas fragariae contains the following coding sequences:
- the rpsB gene encoding 30S ribosomal protein S2: MPQVTMRQMLEAGVHFGHRARYWHPKMAPYIFGARGNIHIINLEKTVPLFNDAMNYLSSIAQKRGTVLFLGTKRSARESIKEEAERCGMPFMIQRWLGGMLTNFRTVKQSVARLKELESAETDGTFEKLVKHEVLSLRREREKLDASLGGVKDMNRLPDAIFVIDIGHEDIAIKEAKKLGIPVIAVVDTNYDPTLVDYAIPGNDDAIRAVQLYARAAADAVLEGKAAAPNSASVREEEFSAESADEGKGRRAPAKKAEKKADAPAAAAPAAE, from the coding sequence ATGCCCCAAGTCACTATGCGTCAGATGCTGGAAGCCGGCGTTCATTTCGGCCACCGAGCCCGTTACTGGCATCCCAAGATGGCGCCGTACATCTTCGGCGCGCGCGGCAATATCCACATCATCAACCTTGAGAAGACCGTTCCGCTCTTCAATGACGCGATGAACTACCTCTCCTCGATCGCGCAGAAGCGCGGCACCGTGCTGTTCCTGGGCACCAAGCGCAGCGCTCGCGAGTCCATCAAGGAAGAAGCCGAGCGTTGCGGCATGCCGTTCATGATCCAGCGCTGGTTGGGCGGCATGCTGACCAACTTCCGTACCGTCAAGCAATCGGTTGCCCGCCTGAAGGAACTGGAGTCGGCCGAGACCGATGGCACCTTCGAGAAGCTGGTCAAGCACGAAGTGCTGAGCCTGCGCCGCGAGCGCGAGAAGCTGGACGCCTCGCTCGGCGGCGTTAAGGACATGAACCGTCTGCCCGACGCGATCTTCGTGATCGACATCGGCCATGAAGACATCGCCATCAAGGAAGCCAAAAAGCTTGGCATCCCGGTGATCGCTGTAGTCGACACCAACTACGATCCGACCCTGGTCGACTATGCCATTCCGGGTAACGACGACGCCATCCGCGCCGTGCAGCTGTACGCACGCGCCGCTGCCGACGCCGTGCTGGAAGGCAAGGCTGCTGCGCCGAACTCTGCTTCGGTGCGCGAAGAAGAGTTCTCGGCTGAATCCGCCGACGAAGGCAAGGGCCGTCGCGCCCCGGCCAAGAAGGCCGAGAAGAAGGCAGACGCTCCGGCTGCCGCTGCCCCCGCTGCCGAGTAA
- the pyrH gene encoding UMP kinase, translating into MSEFPYRRILLKLSGEALMGDGDYGIDPKVINRLAQEVIEAQQAGAQVALVIGGGNIFRGAGLAASGMDRVTGDHMGMLATVINALAMQDALEKLGAKVRVMSAIKINDVCEDFIRRRAIRHLEKGRIAIFAAGTGNPFFTTDSGAALRAIEIGADLLLKATKVDGVYDKDPKKHTDAVRYDRLTYDQVIMQGLEVMDTAAFALARDSDLPLRIFGMSEPGVLLRILHGEQIGTLVQGRS; encoded by the coding sequence ATGTCTGAATTTCCCTATCGCCGCATTCTTCTCAAACTTTCCGGGGAGGCGCTGATGGGAGACGGGGATTACGGCATCGATCCCAAAGTCATCAATCGCCTCGCCCAGGAAGTGATCGAAGCGCAGCAAGCCGGCGCACAGGTCGCTTTGGTGATCGGCGGCGGCAACATCTTCCGCGGCGCCGGCCTGGCCGCTAGCGGCATGGACCGCGTCACCGGCGACCACATGGGCATGCTGGCTACGGTGATCAACGCGCTGGCGATGCAAGATGCGCTGGAAAAGCTCGGAGCCAAAGTGCGCGTGATGAGCGCGATCAAGATCAACGACGTCTGCGAAGACTTCATCCGCCGTCGCGCAATCCGTCATCTGGAAAAGGGCCGCATCGCGATCTTCGCCGCCGGCACTGGCAACCCATTTTTCACCACCGACTCGGGCGCCGCCCTGCGCGCGATTGAGATCGGCGCCGACCTGCTGCTCAAGGCAACCAAGGTCGACGGCGTGTACGACAAGGACCCGAAGAAGCACACCGATGCAGTGCGTTACGACAGACTGACCTACGATCAGGTCATCATGCAGGGTCTGGAAGTGATGGACACGGCCGCATTCGCATTGGCGCGCGACAGCGACCTGCCGCTGCGCATCTTCGGCATGAGCGAGCCGGGCGTGCTGCTGCGCATCCTGCATGGCGAACAGATCGGCACCTTGGTCCAGGGCCGCAGCTGA
- a CDS encoding Csu type fimbrial protein yields MNMHPFWRLLLSVTIAALWLVPSQQARADTTCTVTLGTPLAFGNVAANGTTDAVATLSVSCSTAALSVLGYAQVSLCLDLGPGSASNGLYAPRRMLNSTNDSLDFQIYSEATRTQIWGTTGSTMPSPRTLTLSYAVPVITGGSQAASVALYGRIPANQILSVGNHTSSFGGADTVLRYSYNESIIGAPPLPANCTAGGSGTKTASNAFPFTASANVPARCNTYVTTDLDFGSIAGTIATAIDRTSTISLACTNRTAWNIGLDNGSNANGSVRRMRHATSSNYITYELYSNSGRSSRWGNTIGVDTLAGTGNGVAQTVTVYGRAPASQLPIAGAYNDTVTVFITY; encoded by the coding sequence ATGAATATGCACCCGTTCTGGCGCCTGTTGTTGAGCGTCACGATCGCCGCGCTGTGGCTGGTACCCAGCCAGCAAGCGCGGGCAGACACTACCTGCACCGTCACGCTTGGCACCCCGCTGGCGTTCGGCAATGTAGCGGCCAATGGCACGACCGATGCGGTGGCAACGCTCAGCGTGTCTTGTTCGACCGCCGCGCTCAGTGTCCTGGGATACGCCCAAGTGAGCCTTTGCCTGGACCTTGGGCCGGGCAGCGCCAGCAACGGACTGTATGCTCCGCGCCGCATGCTCAACTCCACCAACGACAGTCTGGATTTCCAGATCTACAGCGAGGCGACACGCACCCAGATCTGGGGAACCACTGGCTCGACAATGCCCTCGCCGCGCACGCTGACGCTCTCGTACGCAGTTCCGGTGATCACTGGAGGCTCCCAGGCGGCCAGTGTCGCGCTATACGGCCGCATTCCAGCCAACCAAATCCTGTCGGTCGGCAACCACACCAGCAGTTTCGGCGGTGCCGACACCGTGCTGCGCTACTCCTACAACGAGAGCATCATTGGCGCCCCACCGCTACCGGCCAATTGCACGGCCGGCGGCAGCGGCACCAAGACCGCCAGCAACGCGTTCCCGTTCACCGCCTCGGCCAATGTGCCGGCGCGCTGCAATACCTACGTAACCACCGACCTAGACTTCGGCAGCATTGCCGGCACCATCGCCACCGCAATCGATCGCACCTCTACCATCAGCCTGGCCTGCACCAACCGCACCGCCTGGAACATCGGCCTGGACAATGGCAGCAACGCCAACGGCAGTGTCAGGCGAATGCGCCACGCGACCAGCTCCAACTACATCACCTACGAGCTCTACAGCAACAGTGGCCGTAGCAGTCGCTGGGGGAATACGATCGGGGTCGACACCCTGGCCGGCACCGGCAACGGCGTTGCGCAGACGGTAACGGTCTATGGCCGCGCGCCGGCTTCCCAGCTGCCCATCGCGGGGGCCTACAACGACACGGTGACCGTATTCATCACTTACTGA
- a CDS encoding fimbrial biogenesis chaperone, translating into MAPSRLVCGWLALVLALAGAGPATAAEIAIAPTTAYIPADSDQATVWLYNRAALPWRAEAKLYRWRQDGDRELLEPATGATVSPTNFEIPAQGRQLLRVIRLGPIPTHTEDNYRLVVTQHATGDEAELLRYSIPVFALPSQPGDRHPALQATLSGQGSERVLRVYNAGLSHARVADLAYIAAEGTRSSIRDDLAGYVLPGQTRQWALPANLPAGNGRFVARVNSDVETTLALEP; encoded by the coding sequence ATGGCCCCGTCCCGTCTTGTTTGCGGCTGGCTGGCTTTGGTCCTGGCTCTGGCAGGCGCCGGCCCCGCTACCGCCGCCGAGATCGCCATCGCGCCGACCACCGCGTATATTCCTGCAGACAGCGACCAGGCGACCGTCTGGCTCTACAACCGGGCCGCGTTGCCATGGCGCGCCGAAGCCAAGCTCTATCGCTGGCGTCAGGACGGCGACCGCGAACTGCTCGAACCGGCCACCGGCGCTACCGTCAGCCCGACCAATTTCGAGATCCCGGCGCAAGGCCGGCAGTTGTTACGGGTGATCCGCCTCGGCCCCATCCCGACGCATACCGAAGATAACTACCGATTGGTAGTGACCCAGCACGCGACCGGCGACGAGGCCGAGCTGCTGCGTTATTCCATCCCGGTGTTTGCGCTGCCGAGCCAGCCGGGTGACCGGCACCCGGCACTGCAGGCCACGCTCTCCGGGCAGGGCAGCGAGCGCGTCCTGCGCGTCTACAACGCCGGGCTCAGCCACGCGCGCGTGGCGGACTTGGCCTATATCGCTGCCGAAGGCACCCGCAGCAGCATCCGCGACGATCTGGCCGGCTATGTGCTGCCCGGCCAGACCCGGCAATGGGCGCTGCCCGCCAACCTTCCCGCAGGCAACGGCCGGTTTGTGGCGCGCGTCAATAGCGATGTCGAAACCACACTCGCATTGGAGCCGTAA
- the tsf gene encoding translation elongation factor Ts, protein MEITASLVKELRERTGAGMMECKKALVENAGDIDAAAEWLRKSGLAKADKKADRVAAEGRIATAQAGGKAVLVEVNSETDFVAKDENFLAFTVTVASAALNSDATDAEALKSIKLDSGETIEERRAAVIAKVGENLQVRRLVRIDSADNVAAYVHGGRIGVLVELKGGDIELARGIAMHIAAMNPPHIKASDVPAEFVAKEKEIELAKMSEKDKSKPAEILEKIISGKISKIVNEVTLYGQPYVLNTDQTVGQAVKAAGADVVFFQRLAVGEGIEKVVEDYAAEVMKQAGLA, encoded by the coding sequence ATGGAAATCACTGCTTCCCTGGTCAAGGAACTGCGCGAGCGCACCGGCGCCGGCATGATGGAGTGCAAGAAGGCACTCGTCGAAAACGCAGGCGACATCGACGCCGCTGCCGAATGGCTGCGCAAGTCGGGTCTGGCCAAGGCTGACAAAAAGGCCGACCGTGTGGCCGCCGAAGGTCGCATCGCCACCGCACAGGCCGGCGGCAAGGCAGTGCTGGTCGAAGTCAACTCCGAGACCGACTTCGTCGCCAAGGACGAGAATTTCCTGGCCTTTACCGTGACCGTGGCCAGCGCTGCGCTGAACTCGGACGCAACCGATGCCGAAGCGCTGAAGAGCATCAAGCTGGACAGCGGCGAGACTATAGAAGAGCGCCGCGCTGCGGTCATCGCCAAGGTCGGCGAGAACCTGCAGGTGCGTCGCTTGGTGCGTATCGACAGCGCCGACAACGTCGCTGCCTACGTGCACGGCGGCCGTATCGGTGTGCTGGTCGAACTAAAGGGTGGCGACATCGAGCTGGCGCGCGGCATCGCCATGCACATCGCTGCGATGAATCCGCCGCACATCAAGGCCTCCGACGTTCCGGCCGAGTTCGTTGCCAAGGAAAAGGAAATCGAACTGGCCAAGATGTCTGAGAAGGACAAGTCCAAGCCGGCCGAGATTCTGGAAAAGATCATCAGCGGCAAGATCAGCAAGATCGTCAACGAAGTGACTCTGTACGGTCAGCCGTATGTGCTCAACACCGACCAGACCGTCGGGCAGGCCGTCAAAGCTGCAGGTGCCGACGTAGTCTTTTTCCAGCGCCTGGCCGTTGGCGAAGGCATCGAGAAGGTGGTGGAAGACTACGCCGCCGAAGTGATGAAGCAGGCCGGACTGGCCTGA